In one Halorubrum sp. CBA1229 genomic region, the following are encoded:
- the msrB gene encoding peptide-methionine (R)-S-oxide reductase MsrB: MSETGERDAVDPEALSDEEWRERLSEEEYRVLRKSGTEAKFSGEYVDHHPDDGEYRCRACGTVLFDAETKYESGCGWPAFYAAEEENVTTTVDTSHGMRRTEVRCANCDSHLGHVFDDGPEPTGKRFCINSVAMEYDEE, encoded by the coding sequence ATGAGCGAGACCGGCGAGCGAGACGCGGTCGACCCCGAGGCACTGAGCGACGAGGAGTGGCGGGAGCGCCTCTCCGAGGAGGAGTACCGCGTGCTCCGCAAGAGCGGCACGGAGGCGAAGTTCTCCGGCGAGTACGTCGATCACCACCCCGACGACGGGGAGTACCGCTGCCGGGCCTGTGGGACCGTCCTCTTCGACGCCGAGACGAAGTATGAGTCCGGCTGCGGCTGGCCCGCCTTCTACGCCGCCGAGGAGGAGAACGTGACGACGACGGTCGACACGAGCCACGGGATGCGCCGCACCGAGGTCAGGTGTGCGAACTGCGACTCGCACCTCGGCCACGTGTTCGACGACGGCCCCGAGCCGACGGGCAAGCGGTTCTGCATCAACTCGGTCGCGATGGAATACGACGAGGAGTAG
- a CDS encoding CDGSH iron-sulfur domain-containing protein — protein MAREVTHEERGPAVLDESDMGDDDLIYVCQCGLSDSKPLCDGSHNATADEEDGVVYKYANDDADGERREVVAIEYDDR, from the coding sequence ATGGCACGCGAAGTCACCCACGAGGAGCGAGGGCCCGCGGTGCTCGACGAGTCGGACATGGGCGACGACGACCTGATCTACGTCTGTCAGTGCGGCCTCTCGGACTCGAAGCCGCTCTGTGACGGCTCGCACAACGCGACCGCGGACGAGGAAGACGGCGTCGTTTATAAATACGCGAACGACGACGCGGACGGCGAGCGCCGCGAGGTCGTCGCGATCGAGTACGACGATCGGTAA
- a CDS encoding carbohydrate kinase family protein, giving the protein MPYDRLRRRLGESGSPTVTTLPDGSVDHFCTVVEDGAESLETRDAFGREILGDRSSFSFSVETTEPGGQAVNTAKQLHALGGSVTCYGHLDAPVFESLPFATVSMGSPALVYVLGFSDRDVMFVESSEVAEWTLAELRRVGDLSDAFGGDAVCCSNWGSVGGLESAFHELSDTDVPRVPFVFDPGDIVGSPPDEIGALLDAVAALQDTFDVVYSANRQEVRTTAAPLSRPFDDDLARLAAIREETGITAAVMHARDEAAAVTCDGRLRVDNYRVERPVRHTGGGDRFTGGLGHALACGWDWDLALACGNACAVYYVESGGTGGGRDIAEFLDERPPVEP; this is encoded by the coding sequence ATGCCCTACGATCGGCTGCGGCGGCGTCTCGGTGAGTCCGGGTCCCCGACGGTGACGACGCTCCCCGACGGAAGCGTCGACCACTTCTGTACGGTCGTCGAAGACGGCGCCGAGTCGCTCGAGACCCGTGACGCGTTCGGCCGCGAGATTCTGGGAGATCGGTCGTCGTTCTCGTTTTCCGTCGAGACGACTGAACCCGGTGGTCAAGCGGTCAACACGGCGAAACAGCTGCACGCGCTCGGCGGATCAGTCACCTGTTACGGCCATCTCGACGCGCCGGTATTCGAATCGCTGCCCTTCGCCACCGTGTCGATGGGGTCACCTGCGCTCGTGTACGTGCTCGGCTTCAGCGATCGAGACGTGATGTTCGTCGAGAGCTCCGAGGTCGCGGAGTGGACCCTCGCGGAGCTACGCCGAGTCGGTGACCTCTCGGATGCGTTCGGGGGAGACGCCGTCTGCTGTAGCAACTGGGGGTCCGTGGGAGGGCTCGAGAGCGCGTTTCACGAGCTGAGCGACACGGACGTGCCGCGAGTTCCGTTCGTGTTCGATCCGGGCGATATCGTCGGGTCCCCTCCCGACGAGATCGGTGCGTTACTCGACGCGGTCGCCGCTCTCCAAGACACGTTCGACGTGGTGTACTCCGCCAACCGGCAGGAGGTTCGGACGACGGCCGCGCCTCTCTCCAGACCGTTCGACGACGACCTCGCGCGGCTCGCCGCGATCCGAGAGGAGACGGGTATCACGGCCGCGGTGATGCACGCGAGAGACGAGGCCGCCGCCGTCACGTGCGACGGGCGGCTGCGGGTCGACAACTACCGCGTCGAGCGGCCGGTGCGGCACACCGGTGGCGGCGATCGGTTCACTGGCGGGCTCGGCCACGCGCTGGCGTGCGGGTGGGACTGGGACCTCGCGTTGGCGTGTGGAAACGCCTGTGCGGTCTACTACGTCGAATCCGGCGGTACTGGCGGCGGACGGGATATCGCCGAATTCCTCGACGAACGGCCCCCCGTCGAGCCCTGA
- a CDS encoding DNA topoisomerase IV subunit A gives MTTDTDARDELIDLAADFYDQFAGGKIPELELPTRTKSNIEYDTESGVWTYGDRTSTRSANSVRGARKLLKAAYTIEFLANQLDEGRSSTLRELYYLSESWDNDEAQFKSQDESNDLVEDLEIVTGVTREDFHMRPEESGATLMGPLEIREQTRRGEREIHCQEDVGEGGYQIPNNPDMIEFLDDDIDFALAVETGGMRDRLVENGFDEAYDCLVIHLKGQPARATRRITKRVHDELDVPIAVFADGDPWSYRIYGSVAYGSIKSAHLSKYLATPEAQFVGIQPEDIVEYDLPADPLSDSDVNALESELEDPRFQTDYWEEQIELQLDIGKKSEQQSLASRGLDFVTDTYLPERLGEMGVI, from the coding sequence ATGACGACAGACACAGACGCACGAGACGAGCTGATCGACCTGGCCGCCGATTTCTACGACCAGTTCGCGGGCGGGAAGATCCCGGAGCTGGAGCTCCCGACGCGGACGAAGAGCAACATCGAGTACGACACGGAGAGCGGCGTGTGGACGTACGGCGACCGCACGTCGACCCGCAGCGCCAACTCGGTGCGCGGCGCCCGCAAGCTGCTGAAGGCGGCGTACACGATCGAGTTCCTCGCGAACCAGCTCGACGAGGGGCGCTCCTCGACGCTGCGGGAGCTGTACTACCTCTCCGAGTCGTGGGACAACGACGAGGCCCAGTTCAAGTCGCAGGACGAGTCCAACGACCTCGTGGAGGACTTAGAGATCGTGACGGGGGTCACCCGCGAGGACTTCCACATGCGCCCGGAGGAGTCGGGCGCGACGCTGATGGGCCCGCTGGAGATCCGCGAGCAGACCCGCCGCGGCGAGCGCGAGATCCACTGTCAGGAGGACGTCGGCGAGGGGGGGTACCAGATCCCGAACAACCCGGACATGATCGAGTTCCTCGACGACGACATCGACTTCGCGCTCGCGGTCGAGACGGGCGGGATGCGCGACCGACTCGTCGAGAACGGGTTCGACGAGGCGTACGACTGCCTCGTCATTCACTTAAAAGGCCAGCCGGCGCGGGCGACCCGCCGGATCACGAAGCGCGTCCACGACGAGCTGGACGTCCCCATCGCCGTCTTCGCCGACGGCGACCCGTGGTCCTACCGGATCTACGGCTCCGTGGCGTACGGCTCGATCAAGTCGGCGCACCTCTCGAAGTACCTCGCGACGCCGGAGGCGCAGTTCGTCGGGATCCAGCCCGAGGACATCGTCGAGTACGACCTGCCGGCCGACCCGCTCTCCGACTCGGACGTGAACGCCCTCGAGTCGGAGCTCGAGGACCCGCGCTTCCAGACCGACTACTGGGAAGAGCAGATCGAGCTCCAGCTCGACATCGGGAAGAAGTCCGAACAGCAGTCGCTCGCGAGCCGCGGACTCGACTTCGTCACCGACACGTACCTCCCCGAACGGCTCGGGGAGATGGGGGTGATCTAA
- a CDS encoding DNA topoisomerase VI subunit B, with amino-acid sequence MTSFQSTIGDEEGIAEELAEGQREISIAEFFEKNKHMLGFDSGARGLVTAVKEAVDNALDATEEAGVLPDIYIEIEEVGDYYRVVIEDNGPGITKEQLPKVFGKLLYGSRFHAREQSRGQQGIGISAAVLYSQLTSGQPAKITSRPKGQSRAQYFELIIDTDTNEPEIKADEEATWDRPHGTRIELEMEANMRARGQLHDYVKHTAVVNPHARIELREPGLDEPMKFERATDELPAETKEIRPHPHGVELGALIKMLEATESYSVSGFLQEEFTRVGKKTADSVIDNFRDVHYGRELSWTPPRAHDDRDVAAAVGEAVANKGKAATADFAEGVAETVASNDRLSRAELATIVGNVAETVETDTGKTFGGTVRENAVDAAWRAITGVDADGEPAGGAAGAADGDDEDGDAGDAESPLVADAYALVDEATSTRKDDAAVQAMADALTRRFLNLDGGAFRITRDDLERLVADAANFVAEQHDATFGETARENVVEAFWSRARTVPDDPPKVRDIAGDRDTSADLLAAMRTTDILAPPTDCLAPITAELVEAGLRKEYDADFYAAATRDAEVHGGDPFIVEAGIAYGGSIPAEGSVELLRFANRVPLVYQRGACATTDVIKSIGWRNYGLDQPGGSGLPNGPAVISIHVASTNVPFTSESKDALANVPAIEDEIELAVREAARELKSYLNKRRSMQQRREKQDVLGKILPEMADKVSEVTGRPRPDIDGALARIMNNVSVEREVSDGTVTLVVENHSDVNEQLEITDIVSTEPTDPSEGTVVDMDGEWFVQWKPEVPSGDERELTYAVDDDAEFEVSVGGVETEKLTVNA; translated from the coding sequence ATGACGTCCTTCCAGTCGACGATCGGCGACGAGGAGGGGATCGCGGAGGAGCTGGCCGAGGGCCAGCGCGAGATCTCCATCGCCGAGTTCTTCGAGAAGAACAAGCACATGCTCGGGTTCGACTCGGGCGCCCGCGGGCTCGTCACCGCCGTCAAGGAGGCGGTCGACAACGCGCTCGACGCGACCGAGGAGGCCGGCGTCCTCCCCGACATCTACATCGAGATCGAGGAGGTGGGCGACTACTACCGGGTCGTCATCGAGGACAACGGCCCGGGCATCACGAAAGAACAGCTCCCGAAGGTGTTCGGAAAGCTCCTGTACGGCAGCCGCTTCCACGCCCGCGAGCAGAGCCGCGGGCAGCAGGGGATCGGCATCTCAGCGGCCGTGCTGTACTCTCAGTTGACGTCTGGGCAGCCCGCGAAGATCACCTCGCGTCCCAAGGGGCAGTCGCGGGCGCAGTACTTCGAGCTCATCATCGACACCGACACCAACGAGCCGGAGATCAAGGCCGACGAGGAGGCGACGTGGGACCGCCCCCACGGCACGCGCATCGAGCTGGAGATGGAGGCGAACATGCGCGCCCGCGGGCAGCTCCACGACTACGTGAAACACACCGCGGTCGTCAACCCCCACGCCCGGATCGAGCTGCGCGAGCCGGGGCTCGACGAGCCGATGAAGTTCGAGCGCGCGACCGACGAGCTGCCGGCGGAGACGAAGGAGATCCGCCCGCACCCGCACGGGGTCGAGCTCGGCGCGCTGATCAAGATGCTGGAGGCGACCGAGTCGTACTCCGTCTCCGGGTTCCTCCAGGAGGAGTTCACCCGGGTCGGGAAGAAGACCGCCGACAGCGTCATCGACAACTTCCGGGACGTCCACTACGGCCGCGAGCTCTCGTGGACGCCGCCGCGCGCGCACGACGACCGCGACGTCGCGGCCGCGGTCGGCGAGGCGGTCGCCAACAAGGGGAAGGCGGCGACCGCCGACTTCGCCGAGGGCGTCGCCGAGACGGTCGCGAGCAACGACCGGCTCTCCCGGGCCGAGCTCGCGACGATCGTCGGCAACGTCGCCGAGACGGTCGAGACCGACACCGGCAAGACGTTCGGCGGGACCGTCCGCGAGAACGCGGTCGACGCGGCGTGGCGGGCGATCACCGGAGTCGACGCCGACGGCGAGCCGGCCGGGGGCGCCGCCGGAGCCGCGGACGGCGACGATGAGGACGGCGACGCAGGAGACGCCGAATCCCCGCTCGTCGCCGACGCGTACGCCCTCGTGGACGAGGCGACCTCGACGCGGAAGGACGACGCCGCCGTGCAGGCGATGGCCGACGCCCTAACGCGCCGGTTCCTCAACCTCGACGGCGGCGCCTTCCGGATCACGCGCGACGACTTGGAGCGGCTCGTCGCCGACGCGGCCAACTTCGTCGCCGAGCAGCACGACGCGACGTTCGGCGAGACCGCCCGCGAGAACGTCGTCGAGGCGTTCTGGTCGCGGGCGCGCACGGTGCCCGACGACCCGCCGAAGGTCCGGGACATCGCCGGCGACCGCGACACGTCGGCCGACCTGCTCGCCGCGATGCGGACCACGGACATCCTCGCGCCGCCGACCGACTGCCTCGCGCCGATCACGGCCGAGCTCGTCGAGGCGGGGCTCCGGAAGGAGTACGACGCCGACTTCTACGCGGCGGCGACCCGCGACGCCGAGGTCCACGGCGGCGACCCGTTCATCGTCGAGGCCGGCATCGCCTACGGCGGGTCGATTCCGGCCGAGGGGTCGGTGGAGCTGCTCCGGTTCGCGAACCGCGTCCCGCTCGTCTACCAGCGCGGCGCCTGCGCGACGACGGACGTGATCAAGTCGATTGGGTGGCGCAACTACGGGCTCGACCAGCCCGGCGGCTCGGGCCTGCCGAACGGGCCGGCCGTCATCAGCATCCACGTCGCCTCCACGAACGTCCCGTTCACCAGCGAGTCGAAGGACGCGCTCGCGAACGTCCCCGCGATCGAAGACGAGATCGAGCTCGCGGTGCGGGAGGCCGCCCGCGAGCTGAAGTCGTACCTCAACAAGCGGCGCTCGATGCAGCAGCGCCGCGAGAAGCAGGACGTGCTCGGCAAGATCCTCCCGGAGATGGCCGACAAGGTCTCGGAGGTCACGGGCCGCCCGCGCCCCGACATCGACGGGGCCTTGGCGCGCATCATGAACAACGTCAGCGTCGAGCGCGAGGTGTCGGACGGCACCGTGACGCTGGTCGTCGAGAACCACTCGGACGTCAACGAGCAGCTGGAGATCACCGACATCGTCTCGACCGAGCCGACGGACCCCTCGGAGGGGACGGTCGTCGACATGGACGGCGAGTGGTTCGTCCAGTGGAAGCCCGAGGTGCCCTCGGGCGACGAGCGGGAACTGACGTACGCGGTCGACGACGACGCCGAGTTCGAGGTCAGCGTCGGCGGCGTCGAGACGGAGAAACTCACGGTGAACGCGTAA
- a CDS encoding oxidoreductase produces the protein MSGWTEDEMPRLDGKTVVVTGANSGLGYEGSRAFAEKGATVVMACRSVERGERAADEIRRESAVDRGDLDLDVRECDLASLDSVAAFAEGLGDDYDAVDVCCNNAGVMAIPRSETEDGFETQFGVNHLGHFALTGRLFPLLNNAEGVGGDARVVTQSSGAHEQGEMDFSDLNWERSYGKWKAYGRSKLANLLFAYELQRRINDAAAGDDPERGDPGLRSVACHPGYAATNLQHRTAEESGSPLLKAGMKAANAVLGQDAATGALPMLYAATADVDGGAYVEPGGLMNIRGTPTVGRSNDASYDRADARRLWEYSEEATGVEFPI, from the coding sequence ATGTCAGGCTGGACGGAAGACGAGATGCCGCGACTGGACGGGAAGACCGTCGTCGTTACGGGGGCGAACAGCGGCCTCGGCTATGAGGGGAGCCGCGCGTTCGCCGAGAAGGGCGCGACAGTCGTGATGGCGTGCCGGAGCGTCGAGCGCGGCGAGCGCGCGGCCGACGAGATCCGGCGGGAGAGCGCGGTCGACCGCGGCGATCTCGACCTCGACGTGCGCGAGTGCGACCTCGCGTCGCTCGACTCGGTGGCGGCCTTCGCCGAGGGGCTCGGCGACGACTACGACGCGGTCGACGTCTGCTGTAACAACGCCGGCGTGATGGCGATCCCGCGGAGCGAGACTGAGGACGGCTTCGAGACGCAGTTCGGCGTCAACCACCTCGGCCACTTCGCGCTGACGGGCCGGCTGTTCCCGCTTTTAAATAACGCCGAGGGAGTCGGGGGAGACGCGCGCGTCGTCACGCAGTCCTCGGGCGCCCACGAGCAGGGCGAGATGGACTTCTCGGACCTCAACTGGGAACGCTCGTACGGGAAGTGGAAGGCCTACGGCCGGAGCAAGCTCGCGAACCTGTTGTTCGCCTACGAGCTCCAGCGGCGGATCAACGACGCCGCGGCGGGAGACGACCCAGAGCGCGGCGACCCCGGCCTCCGGAGCGTCGCCTGCCACCCGGGTTACGCGGCCACGAACCTCCAGCATCGCACCGCGGAGGAGAGCGGCAGCCCGCTTTTAAAAGCCGGGATGAAGGCCGCGAACGCGGTGCTCGGGCAGGACGCCGCGACGGGCGCCCTACCGATGCTGTACGCCGCGACCGCCGACGTCGACGGCGGCGCCTACGTCGAGCCGGGCGGGCTCATGAACATACGGGGAACGCCGACCGTGGGGCGGTCGAACGACGCCTCCTACGACCGCGCGGACGCCCGGCGCCTCTGGGAGTACTCCGAGGAGGCGACGGGCGTCGAGTTCCCTATTTAA
- a CDS encoding cold shock domain-containing protein translates to MATGKVDFFNDTGGYGFIESDDADEDVFFHMEDVGGPDLEEGQEVEFEIEEAEKGPRAKNLTRL, encoded by the coding sequence ATGGCGACAGGCAAGGTCGACTTCTTCAACGACACCGGCGGCTACGGATTCATCGAGAGTGACGACGCTGACGAGGACGTGTTCTTCCACATGGAAGACGTCGGCGGCCCGGACCTCGAGGAAGGCCAAGAGGTAGAGTTCGAGATCGAGGAGGCGGAGAAGGGTCCGCGCGCGAAGAACCTCACTCGGCTGTAG
- a CDS encoding MATE family efflux transporter, giving the protein MTTGAISPKLFDLAWPLVLGNLLQTLYNLADMFWVGRVSTEAVAAVSLMFPLSWMFVSTAVGLTAATIALVSQHVGAGNDRRADEVVGQTVLLAIAVSVALAVLGFAARHRLLYWIGARDAVFVEALAYIEVILLTLPLTFLFFAFRASLQGAGDTTTAMWLVGISAGINIVIDPVFILGWGPVPALGTRGAAIATLIARLFATAAGVGILLRGDWGVKLYLRDLAPNPEILRKLVDVGYPATLDGWARSFAAVFMAALVARFGPAATAAYGIGVRLMSVSWSVAGAVGQATATGVGQNLGADTPDRAVAVTRVATLGTMALLGVAGGAVWLFPAAAIGVFIDDPETIAEGVVFLRVVALSWGFFGGLMVIQGAFRGAGHTKAALALSLLSRWALRLPLAALLAFGAVGVTLGGVSVGPVDVPAVDVGYVGFDWGAVGLWWGYATAAVVSFAVGAAWFLRGTWTEGVVDEDGGDGPEASVETVDD; this is encoded by the coding sequence ATGACGACGGGGGCGATCTCCCCGAAGCTGTTCGACCTCGCGTGGCCGCTGGTGCTCGGGAACCTCCTCCAGACCCTCTACAACCTCGCGGACATGTTCTGGGTCGGGCGAGTGAGCACCGAGGCCGTCGCCGCCGTCTCGCTCATGTTCCCGCTCTCGTGGATGTTCGTCTCGACCGCGGTGGGGCTCACCGCCGCGACGATCGCCTTGGTCTCCCAGCACGTCGGCGCCGGCAACGACCGTCGCGCCGACGAGGTCGTGGGGCAGACGGTGCTGCTCGCGATCGCGGTCTCCGTCGCCCTCGCGGTCCTCGGCTTCGCGGCGCGCCACCGGCTGCTCTACTGGATCGGCGCGCGCGACGCGGTGTTCGTCGAGGCGCTCGCGTACATCGAGGTGATCCTCCTCACCCTCCCGCTCACGTTCCTCTTCTTCGCGTTCCGCGCCTCGCTGCAGGGCGCGGGCGACACGACGACCGCGATGTGGCTCGTCGGGATCTCCGCCGGGATCAACATCGTCATCGACCCCGTCTTCATCCTCGGGTGGGGCCCGGTCCCCGCGCTCGGCACGCGCGGGGCCGCGATCGCGACGCTGATCGCGCGCCTGTTCGCGACCGCGGCCGGCGTCGGGATCCTGCTGCGCGGCGACTGGGGGGTGAAGCTGTACCTCCGCGACCTCGCGCCGAATCCGGAGATCCTCCGGAAGCTCGTCGACGTCGGCTATCCGGCGACGCTCGACGGGTGGGCCCGGTCGTTCGCCGCCGTCTTCATGGCGGCGCTTGTCGCGCGGTTCGGCCCGGCCGCGACCGCGGCCTACGGGATCGGCGTCAGGCTGATGTCGGTCTCCTGGTCGGTCGCGGGCGCCGTCGGGCAGGCGACCGCGACGGGGGTCGGCCAGAACCTCGGCGCCGACACGCCCGACCGCGCCGTCGCCGTCACCCGCGTCGCCACCCTCGGGACCATGGCGCTTCTCGGCGTCGCCGGCGGCGCGGTCTGGCTGTTTCCGGCCGCCGCGATCGGCGTCTTCATCGACGATCCGGAAACGATCGCCGAGGGGGTCGTCTTCCTCCGCGTCGTCGCGCTGTCGTGGGGCTTCTTCGGCGGCCTCATGGTGATACAGGGGGCGTTCCGCGGCGCGGGACACACCAAGGCGGCGCTGGCGCTGTCCCTGCTCTCGCGGTGGGCCCTCCGGCTCCCGCTGGCCGCCCTGCTCGCGTTCGGCGCGGTCGGCGTCACGCTCGGCGGGGTCTCTGTGGGGCCCGTCGACGTTCCCGCGGTCGACGTCGGGTACGTCGGCTTCGACTGGGGCGCGGTGGGACTGTGGTGGGGGTACGCGACGGCCGCCGTGGTCTCGTTCGCCGTCGGCGCGGCGTGGTTCCTGCGCGGGACCTGGACCGAGGGCGTCGTCGACGAGGACGGCGGCGACGGCCCGGAGGCGTCCGTCGAGACGGTCGACGATTAA
- a CDS encoding universal stress protein, translating into MYERILIPTDGSDVAESAVAHALDLAEQYDAEVHALYVVDIDSVHLSLGTEQVDRLKQGRFGEMGELKEKADEATGAVAERGAERDVDVVEHVSGGRPHKVIADYADDHDVDLIVMGSHGRAGVRRALLGSVTERTLRSTHVPVLVVDYLEED; encoded by the coding sequence ATGTACGAACGCATTCTGATCCCGACCGACGGTAGCGATGTCGCAGAGTCAGCGGTCGCCCACGCGCTCGACCTCGCCGAGCAGTACGACGCCGAGGTCCACGCGCTGTACGTGGTCGACATCGACTCGGTCCACCTCAGTCTCGGCACCGAACAGGTCGACCGCCTCAAGCAGGGCCGGTTCGGCGAGATGGGCGAGCTGAAAGAGAAGGCCGACGAGGCGACCGGCGCCGTCGCCGAGCGCGGCGCCGAGCGGGACGTCGACGTCGTCGAACACGTCTCCGGCGGCCGCCCGCACAAGGTGATCGCGGACTACGCCGATGACCACGACGTGGACCTCATCGTGATGGGGAGCCACGGCCGCGCCGGCGTCCGGCGCGCGCTCCTCGGGAGCGTCACCGAGCGCACGCTGCGCTCGACGCACGTGCCCGTCCTCGTCGTCGACTACCTCGAGGAGGACTGA
- a CDS encoding VC_2705 family sodium/solute symporter — MTGSSLLLQSDLLPEALDISFKLAPAILVIGMLGLFLSIGFVFRVADTDDMWVAGRSIGNVENGMAIGANWMSAASYLGMAASIALAGFYGLVFVVGWTTGYFILLIFLAAQLRRFGKYTAPDFVGDRFNSDTARAIAAVTTFLIGFVYAIGQAKGMALVGLYIFGNYGGLIPGLDGYQVMVVAMMVVTVGYLTLSGMLGATKNQAVQYVILILAFVVGLFVVGYTNGYSTVLPQLEYGMLISELGSEFSEPFASSSYYLWVATTFSLIVGTCGLPHVLVRFYTVESERTARWSTVWGLFFICILYWSAPAFAAFGTDLYSQNVGATYGDPGMTGAASEVIVVLAAQLSGLPDWFVGIVAAGGIAAAIATVAGLFIAGSSAISHDIYTNIINEDATQRQQILVGRLSIVALGALTTLAALNPASSIAALVGYAFSLAGSVLFPMFFLGMWWENANRPGALAGMTTGLTLWSIPMINQIVPTYIGSIDAPLSAGLATWMPAIGSALITLPIVFIVTIVVSMATDEPSLETKRIVRQCHSPEPMGQQETAEDVVADGGEDLAADGGRAVDDAAAEGDRAVDDAATEE; from the coding sequence ATGACGGGGAGCTCGCTCCTGCTGCAGAGCGACCTCCTTCCGGAGGCCCTCGACATCTCGTTCAAGCTGGCGCCGGCGATCCTCGTGATCGGGATGCTGGGGCTGTTCCTCTCGATCGGCTTCGTCTTCCGCGTGGCCGACACCGACGACATGTGGGTCGCCGGCCGGTCCATCGGGAACGTCGAGAACGGGATGGCGATCGGGGCGAACTGGATGTCGGCGGCGTCCTATCTCGGGATGGCGGCGTCCATCGCGCTGGCCGGCTTCTACGGCCTCGTGTTCGTCGTCGGCTGGACGACGGGCTACTTCATCCTGCTCATCTTCCTCGCCGCGCAGCTGCGCCGGTTCGGGAAGTACACGGCGCCGGACTTCGTCGGCGACCGATTCAACTCCGACACCGCGCGCGCCATCGCGGCGGTGACGACGTTCCTCATCGGCTTCGTCTACGCCATCGGACAGGCGAAGGGGATGGCCTTGGTCGGCCTGTACATCTTCGGTAACTACGGGGGCCTCATCCCCGGCCTCGACGGGTACCAGGTGATGGTCGTCGCCATGATGGTCGTCACCGTCGGCTACCTGACGCTGTCCGGGATGCTGGGCGCCACGAAGAACCAGGCGGTCCAGTACGTTATCCTCATCCTCGCGTTCGTCGTCGGGCTCTTCGTCGTCGGCTACACCAACGGCTACTCCACGGTGCTGCCGCAGCTCGAGTACGGGATGCTGATCAGCGAGCTCGGCAGCGAGTTCTCCGAGCCGTTCGCCTCGTCGAGCTACTACCTCTGGGTCGCCACGACGTTCTCGCTCATCGTCGGCACCTGCGGACTGCCGCACGTGCTCGTCCGGTTCTACACGGTCGAGAGCGAGCGGACGGCCCGCTGGTCGACGGTCTGGGGGCTGTTCTTCATCTGTATCCTCTACTGGAGCGCCCCGGCGTTCGCGGCGTTCGGCACCGACCTCTACTCGCAGAACGTCGGTGCGACGTACGGCGATCCCGGGATGACGGGCGCGGCCAGCGAGGTCATCGTCGTGCTGGCGGCGCAGCTGTCCGGGCTCCCGGACTGGTTCGTCGGGATCGTCGCGGCGGGCGGTATCGCCGCGGCCATCGCGACGGTCGCCGGGCTGTTCATCGCCGGCTCGTCGGCGATCAGCCACGACATCTACACGAACATCATCAACGAGGACGCGACGCAGCGCCAGCAGATCCTCGTCGGCCGCCTCTCGATCGTCGCGCTCGGCGCGCTGACCACCCTGGCCGCGCTCAACCCCGCGTCGTCGATCGCCGCGCTCGTGGGATACGCGTTCTCGCTCGCCGGCTCCGTCCTGTTCCCGATGTTCTTCCTCGGAATGTGGTGGGAGAACGCTAACCGGCCAGGGGCGCTCGCCGGCATGACGACGGGACTGACCCTCTGGTCGATCCCGATGATCAACCAGATCGTCCCGACGTACATCGGCTCGATCGACGCGCCGCTGTCGGCGGGGCTGGCGACCTGGATGCCAGCTATCGGCTCGGCGCTGATCACGCTCCCGATCGTGTTCATCGTCACCATCGTCGTCTCGATGGCGACCGACGAGCCGTCGCTCGAGACGAAGCGGATCGTCCGGCAGTGCCACAGCCCCGAGCCGATGGGGCAACAGGAGACCGCCGAGGACGTCGTCGCCGACGGCGGCGAGGACCTCGCGGCTGATGGCGGCCGCGCAGTTGACGACGCGGCCGCCGAGGGGGACCGCGCAGTTGACGACGCGGCCACGGAGGAGTAA
- a CDS encoding DUF4212 domain-containing protein, with protein sequence MTDNSTHDSGEAAADGGRASDGAATDGGVATGAAQTHNDTDYLGAEVNILNPSTPYMRDHLRIVWTGFAIWVLAVWGPVTLTRLAPGPMTSQMPILGFPIHYFLVAFGAPTSALILSFWYSRKRDALDEKYGIDHATVAETGSGADVAAADGGTEE encoded by the coding sequence ATGACAGATAATAGCACGCACGACTCCGGCGAGGCGGCCGCCGATGGTGGACGCGCATCGGACGGCGCGGCCACCGACGGCGGCGTCGCCACGGGCGCGGCACAGACGCACAACGACACCGACTACCTCGGAGCGGAGGTGAACATCCTGAACCCGAGCACGCCGTACATGCGGGATCACCTCCGCATCGTCTGGACCGGGTTCGCTATCTGGGTCCTCGCGGTATGGGGGCCGGTGACGCTGACGCGGCTCGCTCCCGGCCCGATGACGAGTCAGATGCCGATCTTAGGCTTCCCGATCCACTACTTCCTCGTCGCGTTCGGGGCGCCGACCAGCGCGCTGATCCTCTCGTTCTGGTACTCGCGCAAGCGTGACGCGCTCGACGAGAAGTACGGTATCGATCACGCCACCGTCGCGGAGACCGGGAGCGGCGCTGACGTCGCGGCGGCCGACGGGGGGACCGAGGAATGA